In a genomic window of Flavobacterium sp. KACC 22761:
- a CDS encoding FAD-dependent oxidoreductase yields MELSYWELKNWFTNVDYTIVGSGIVGLHAALRLRERFPASKILVLERGMLPQGASTKNAGFACFGSLSEIMDDLKTHSEDDVVNLIEKRWKGLKLLRKRLGDSAIDFKPHGGYELFLKEDELGYNECISKIPFINEVLKPLFKADVFSKEVDRFGFENIHEYLIFNPFEAQIDTGNMMQELLKQAVSADILILNQQTVTSYQDSGNHVEVVLNDFSFKTKKLLFATNGFAGSLTNGAVKPARAQVLITEPIHNLDIKGTFHLDRGYYYFRNIGDRILFGGGRNLDFEGETTTEFGNTKIIQNKLEDLLKNVILPNQDFQIAHRWSGIMGIGNSKNPVVSQLSENVFCGVRLGGMGVAIGSLIGTELADLI; encoded by the coding sequence ATGGAATTAAGTTATTGGGAACTCAAAAATTGGTTTACAAATGTTGATTACACCATTGTAGGAAGTGGCATTGTTGGTCTTCATGCGGCATTGCGCTTGCGCGAAAGATTTCCAGCTTCTAAGATTTTGGTTTTAGAAAGAGGAATGTTGCCACAAGGCGCAAGTACAAAAAATGCCGGTTTTGCCTGCTTTGGAAGTCTTTCGGAAATAATGGACGATTTAAAAACGCATTCAGAAGATGATGTGGTGAATTTGATCGAAAAGCGTTGGAAAGGTTTGAAGTTGCTCCGAAAAAGATTAGGTGATTCGGCCATTGATTTCAAACCTCACGGCGGATATGAATTGTTTTTGAAAGAAGACGAATTGGGCTATAACGAATGCATTTCGAAAATTCCTTTTATAAATGAAGTTTTAAAACCGCTTTTCAAAGCCGATGTTTTTTCTAAAGAAGTGGACCGTTTTGGTTTTGAAAACATTCACGAGTATTTGATTTTTAATCCGTTTGAAGCACAGATTGATACCGGAAATATGATGCAGGAATTATTGAAGCAAGCCGTTTCGGCCGATATTTTAATTTTAAATCAGCAAACCGTAACTTCTTATCAAGATTCAGGAAATCATGTTGAAGTAGTGTTGAATGATTTTAGCTTTAAAACCAAAAAACTGCTTTTTGCAACCAATGGTTTTGCAGGATCTTTGACAAATGGAGCTGTAAAACCGGCTAGGGCACAGGTTTTAATTACAGAACCGATTCACAATTTAGATATCAAAGGAACCTTTCATTTAGATCGTGGTTATTATTATTTCAGAAATATTGGTGACCGAATTTTATTTGGCGGAGGCCGAAATTTGGATTTTGAAGGCGAAACCACAACCGAATTTGGTAACACGAAAATTATTCAAAATAAATTGGAAGATTTGCTGAAAAATGTAATTTTACCAAATCAGGATTTTCAGATAGCGCATCGTTGGAGCGGTATCATGGGAATAGGAAACAGCAAGAATCCTGTCGTGTCACAACTTTCTGAAAACGTGTTTTGTGGAGTGCGTTTAGGCGGAATGGGAGTGGCGATTGGCAGTTTAATAGGAACAGAATTAGCAGATTTAATATAA
- the accB gene encoding acetyl-CoA carboxylase biotin carboxyl carrier protein, which produces MDLKEIQNLIKFVANSGVAEVKLEMDDVKITIRTTLETNVTEATYVQQLPAQAALPQAAAPQVAAPVVVNVTPEAPAANDSKYVTIKSPIIGTFYRKPSPDKPVFTEVGSTVSKGDVLCVIEAMKLFNEIESEVSGKIVKILVDDMSPVEFDQPLFLVDPS; this is translated from the coding sequence ATGGATTTAAAAGAAATTCAAAACCTAATCAAATTTGTAGCAAATTCGGGAGTTGCTGAAGTAAAGTTAGAAATGGATGATGTAAAAATCACTATTAGAACAACTTTAGAAACAAATGTTACTGAAGCTACTTATGTACAGCAATTGCCAGCTCAAGCTGCATTGCCACAAGCGGCTGCTCCGCAAGTTGCTGCGCCAGTTGTTGTAAATGTAACTCCAGAAGCACCAGCGGCTAACGATTCTAAATATGTTACTATAAAATCTCCAATCATTGGAACATTCTATAGAAAACCATCTCCAGACAAACCTGTTTTCACTGAAGTTGGAAGTACTGTATCTAAAGGAGATGTTCTTTGCGTAATTGAAGCAATGAAATTATTCAACGAAATCGAATCTGAAGTATCAGGAAAAATTGTTAAAATTCTTGTTGACGATATGTCTCCAGTTGAATTTGATCAACCTTTATTCTTAGTAGATCCATCATAA
- the accC gene encoding acetyl-CoA carboxylase biotin carboxylase subunit encodes MFKKILIANRGEIALRVIRTCKEMGIKTVAVYSTADAESLHVKFADEAVCIGPPPSNLSYLKMSNIIAAAEITNADAIHPGYGFLSENAKFSKICQEHGIKFIGAAPEMIDRMGDKASAKATMKAAGVPCVPGSDGLLESYEHAQKTAAEIGYPVMMKATAGGGGKGMRAIWKEEDLLKAWESARQEAAAAFGNDGMYMEKLIEEPRHIEIQVVGDSYGKACHLSERDCSVQRRHQKLTEETPSPFMTDELRTRMGEAAVKAAEFIKYEGAGTVEFLVDKHRNFYFMEMNTRIQVEHPITEQVIDYDLIREQIMVAAGIPISGKNYLPQLHAIEVRINAEDPYNDFRPSPGKITTLHMPGGHGVRLDTHVYSGYSIPPNYDSMIAKLITTAQSREEAISKMRRALDEFVIEGVKTTIPFHRQLMDDPKYIAGDYTTAFMETFKMNSPE; translated from the coding sequence ATGTTTAAAAAAATATTAATTGCGAATAGAGGAGAAATTGCACTTCGTGTAATTCGTACATGCAAGGAAATGGGAATTAAAACGGTTGCCGTTTACTCTACAGCCGATGCAGAAAGCTTGCATGTTAAGTTTGCTGATGAAGCGGTTTGTATTGGTCCCCCGCCAAGTAACTTATCGTACTTAAAAATGTCAAATATTATTGCCGCTGCAGAAATTACAAATGCAGATGCAATACACCCAGGATACGGTTTCCTTTCTGAGAATGCTAAATTCTCAAAAATTTGTCAAGAGCACGGAATCAAATTTATTGGTGCGGCTCCTGAAATGATCGACAGAATGGGAGATAAAGCTTCTGCGAAAGCTACAATGAAAGCAGCAGGAGTTCCATGCGTGCCAGGTTCAGATGGATTATTAGAATCTTATGAGCATGCACAAAAAACAGCAGCAGAAATTGGTTACCCAGTAATGATGAAAGCTACTGCTGGTGGTGGTGGAAAAGGAATGCGTGCCATCTGGAAAGAAGAAGATCTTTTAAAAGCTTGGGAAAGTGCACGTCAAGAAGCTGCTGCAGCATTTGGAAATGACGGAATGTACATGGAAAAACTTATTGAAGAGCCACGTCATATCGAAATTCAAGTTGTTGGAGATTCTTACGGAAAAGCATGTCACCTTTCTGAAAGAGATTGTTCTGTTCAACGTCGTCACCAAAAACTTACTGAAGAAACACCTTCACCTTTCATGACAGACGAACTTCGTACAAGAATGGGAGAAGCTGCTGTAAAAGCTGCTGAATTCATTAAATATGAAGGAGCTGGAACTGTAGAATTCTTAGTTGATAAACACAGAAATTTCTACTTCATGGAAATGAATACTCGTATTCAAGTTGAGCACCCAATTACAGAACAAGTAATTGATTACGATTTGATTCGCGAGCAAATTATGGTAGCAGCTGGTATTCCAATTTCTGGAAAAAATTACTTGCCACAATTACATGCTATCGAAGTTCGTATTAATGCTGAAGATCCTTATAACGATTTTCGCCCTTCACCAGGAAAAATTACTACACTTCATATGCCAGGAGGACACGGAGTTCGTTTAGATACTCACGTTTATTCTGGTTACAGTATTCCGCCAAACTATGATTCAATGATTGCTAAGTTGATTACAACGGCACAATCTCGTGAAGAAGCTATCAGCAAAATGAGAAGAGCTCTTGACGAATTCGTGATTGAAGGTGTGAAAACTACAATCCCTTTCCACAGACAATTAATGGATGATCCAAAATATATTGCAGGGGATTATACTACTGCTTTTATGGAAACATTCAAAATGAATAGTCCAGAATAA
- a CDS encoding hybrid sensor histidine kinase/response regulator has translation MESKKSYTAIKVLFSYVALLALVVTVGWFLYSENVVYNKLEDKIAFEKTKILRVSKLFSNVYKTESLARKTIQTNSDSDFKSYVIETDSLRARIDTLKQIVTTEYQKVLLDSVTYLLAEKTKNIQQLKTIKNKADDEVSVNSAIDEITKMEFKLRKLELQDFTKNPNQLGAYQKNVLQKYVDYLNQNIPDDSTNTLSKKASDSILANSKKLLSSVKLRAEKKKESLNFEENKLLKNEIAISEQLRKVLRIIEREIIINSIKNNSLKEKSLKKVNEIVTASAIIGLVLTIFFSILIVSDYSKSQLYKKQLEIANFKTKNLLKSREQLISTVSHDLKTPLSTIVGYSELLGNSDINTKQSYFIKNIKNSSEYITQLVQDLLDFSQIEAGKITIEKVPFLLPEIIDEVAKSIQTVYKQKKIDLIINVDEKLNAKIVGDPFRLKQILTNIIGNAYKFTEEGYIRISAFLTEKNDYFAITIEDTGIGIEKGNQKFVFEEFAQANENIEKKYGGTGLGLSICQKIISILGGSLQLESVFGQGSTFEIQLPLLFDTSINPTEEIKKPITQNQSIKPQTFIVIDDDINLLNLTSGVLRQEKHQVLSFNSASKALESIEKTSFDFVITDIQMPEMDGFMFLKKLKSISFYQNQPVIALTGRTDLETSVYSDAGFTTVIKKPYSPRILLDTIRIISENEILPKEIENGATEKSANQLYSLDTLKEFLANDKNALNDVLRSFIESTNENLASLENAIADENKAEINAIAHRIAPMFKQIEANEIARILLNLEKNEFEIVAIKDIQTDLKTKIKSLFEALEKEIV, from the coding sequence ATGGAGAGCAAAAAAAGTTATACAGCAATCAAAGTGCTCTTTAGTTATGTTGCATTATTGGCATTAGTGGTTACCGTAGGATGGTTTTTGTATTCTGAAAATGTCGTTTACAATAAATTAGAAGACAAGATTGCATTCGAAAAAACCAAAATTTTAAGAGTCAGCAAACTTTTTTCGAATGTATATAAAACAGAAAGTTTGGCACGAAAAACAATACAAACCAATTCTGATTCAGATTTTAAAAGTTATGTTATTGAAACCGATTCGCTCCGCGCTCGAATCGATACTTTAAAACAAATTGTTACTACCGAATATCAAAAAGTTCTCTTAGACAGCGTAACGTATTTATTGGCAGAAAAAACCAAAAATATCCAGCAACTCAAAACCATAAAAAACAAGGCCGATGATGAAGTTTCGGTAAATTCTGCTATTGATGAAATTACCAAAATGGAGTTTAAGCTTCGCAAATTAGAACTTCAGGATTTTACCAAAAATCCGAATCAGCTTGGGGCTTACCAAAAAAATGTGCTTCAAAAATATGTCGATTATCTCAATCAGAATATTCCCGATGATAGTACAAATACGCTGAGCAAAAAAGCTTCGGATTCGATTTTGGCCAATTCCAAAAAACTTTTGAGCTCCGTAAAATTAAGAGCCGAAAAGAAAAAAGAATCTTTGAATTTTGAGGAAAACAAATTGCTGAAAAACGAAATTGCTATTTCGGAACAACTCCGAAAAGTACTCCGAATTATCGAGCGAGAAATTATCATCAACTCCATAAAAAACAATTCATTAAAAGAAAAATCACTTAAAAAAGTCAATGAAATTGTTACAGCATCGGCAATTATTGGTTTGGTGCTGACTATTTTCTTTTCTATTTTGATTGTAAGCGATTATTCAAAATCGCAGTTGTATAAAAAACAGCTTGAAATCGCGAATTTCAAAACAAAAAACCTCCTAAAAAGCCGCGAACAATTGATCTCGACCGTAAGTCATGATTTAAAAACGCCGTTGAGCACCATTGTCGGTTATTCCGAACTTTTAGGCAATTCTGATATCAATACAAAACAGTCTTATTTCATTAAAAACATCAAAAATTCGTCTGAATACATCACACAATTGGTTCAGGATTTACTTGATTTTTCGCAAATTGAAGCAGGAAAAATTACGATTGAAAAAGTTCCGTTCCTTTTACCCGAAATAATTGATGAAGTTGCCAAAAGCATTCAAACAGTTTACAAGCAAAAAAAGATTGATTTAATAATTAATGTTGATGAAAAACTAAATGCAAAAATTGTTGGCGATCCTTTTCGATTGAAACAAATTTTGACCAATATCATTGGCAACGCTTATAAATTTACCGAAGAAGGCTACATCAGAATCAGTGCTTTTTTGACTGAAAAAAATGATTATTTCGCGATTACTATTGAAGATACCGGAATTGGAATTGAAAAAGGAAACCAAAAATTTGTATTCGAAGAATTTGCGCAAGCAAATGAAAACATCGAAAAAAAATATGGCGGAACAGGTTTAGGACTTTCCATTTGCCAAAAAATAATTTCGATTCTTGGCGGAAGTTTGCAACTTGAAAGTGTTTTTGGACAAGGAAGCACTTTTGAAATTCAGTTGCCATTATTATTTGATACAAGTATAAATCCAACCGAAGAAATCAAAAAACCTATAACTCAAAATCAAAGTATCAAGCCACAAACTTTTATTGTTATAGACGACGACATCAATCTTCTGAATTTAACGAGTGGCGTTTTAAGACAGGAAAAACATCAGGTTTTGTCTTTTAACAGTGCTAGCAAAGCTTTAGAATCTATTGAAAAAACTAGTTTTGATTTTGTAATTACCGACATTCAAATGCCGGAAATGGATGGCTTTATGTTTTTGAAAAAACTCAAAAGCATTTCTTTTTATCAAAATCAACCTGTGATCGCTTTGACTGGAAGAACCGATTTAGAAACTTCGGTGTATTCAGATGCCGGTTTTACAACCGTAATCAAAAAACCATATTCGCCACGAATATTGCTGGATACAATTAGAATTATCTCCGAAAATGAAATTTTGCCAAAAGAAATTGAAAATGGTGCCACAGAAAAATCGGCTAATCAATTGTATTCTTTAGACACGCTAAAAGAGTTTTTAGCCAATGACAAAAATGCTTTAAATGATGTTTTAAGATCTTTTATAGAAAGCACTAATGAAAATTTAGCTTCTTTAGAAAATGCAATTGCAGACGAAAATAAAGCTGAAATAAATGCCATCGCCCATCGCATTGCTCCCATGTTCAAGCAAATTGAAGCAAATGAAATTGCACGCATTTTATTAAATTTAGAAAAAAATGAATTTGAAATTGTCGCTATAAAAGACATTCAAACCGATTTAAAAACGAAAATCAAATCACTTTTTGAAGCCTTAGAAAAAGAAATCGTTTAA
- the mtgA gene encoding monofunctional biosynthetic peptidoglycan transglycosylase, with protein sequence MAATKKPAPKKPATSKPKLAGKKKSNRTFGEKVKWFFIKAMLWFFGLSIGSVIFFKYVPVPFTPLMLIRAIENKWAGKEVYFDHDWEPIDKISKNLQKAVIASEDGTFLTHNGFDFKALQKAYKSNERGRRIRGGSTISQQTAKNVFLWQGKSYLRKGLEAYFTVLIEIIWGKERIMEVYLNSIEMGDGVYGAYAATEHWYRRDASSLTPMQAAGIAAILPNPRKFKATGSSSYINRRKERIVREMRYVGKLNYDGK encoded by the coding sequence ATGGCAGCAACCAAAAAACCAGCACCAAAAAAGCCGGCAACAAGTAAACCAAAACTAGCAGGAAAAAAGAAAAGCAATCGAACGTTTGGCGAAAAGGTCAAATGGTTTTTTATCAAAGCAATGTTGTGGTTTTTTGGATTGTCAATTGGTTCGGTGATCTTTTTTAAATATGTGCCAGTGCCTTTCACGCCTTTGATGCTGATTCGCGCCATCGAAAATAAATGGGCTGGAAAAGAAGTTTATTTTGATCATGACTGGGAGCCAATTGATAAAATTTCGAAGAATCTTCAAAAAGCTGTAATTGCGAGTGAAGACGGAACGTTTTTGACGCACAACGGTTTCGATTTTAAAGCACTTCAAAAAGCATATAAAAGCAACGAACGCGGACGCCGAATCCGTGGCGGAAGCACCATTTCGCAACAAACCGCAAAAAACGTTTTTTTATGGCAAGGAAAAAGTTACTTGCGTAAAGGTTTAGAAGCTTATTTTACTGTTTTGATCGAGATAATTTGGGGCAAGGAAAGAATTATGGAAGTGTATTTGAATAGTATCGAAATGGGCGACGGCGTTTATGGAGCTTATGCGGCAACAGAACATTGGTACCGCCGTGATGCTTCGAGTTTGACGCCAATGCAAGCAGCAGGAATTGCCGCAATTCTTCCAAATCCAAGAAAATTCAAAGCTACAGGTTCTTCAAGCTATATCAACAGACGAAAAGAGCGAATTGTTCGTGAAATGCGTTATGTTGGCAAACTAAATTATGATGGGAAATAA
- a CDS encoding PepSY-like domain-containing protein, which produces MKKLILSAAVLLGALSMQATNVAVTNEMVQSVHIQNEFTEIGADAVPAAVKSTIEKSFPNTKLEKAYKNEKNEYKLEISSGDKKYTVFTDASGNIIKK; this is translated from the coding sequence ATGAAAAAGTTAATCTTATCGGCAGCAGTTCTTTTAGGAGCTTTGTCAATGCAGGCAACAAATGTTGCAGTAACAAATGAAATGGTACAATCAGTTCATATTCAAAATGAATTTACTGAAATTGGTGCAGATGCTGTTCCGGCTGCTGTAAAATCTACGATTGAGAAATCTTTTCCAAATACAAAGCTTGAAAAAGCATATAAAAACGAAAAGAATGAGTACAAACTAGAAATTTCTAGTGGAGATAAAAAGTACACTGTTTTTACAGATGCTTCTGGAAACATTATTAAAAAATAA
- a CDS encoding sigma-54 dependent transcriptional regulator, whose protein sequence is MSKILLIEDDISFCKLLEKFLIKKAYDVTIAFSAAEARAAIKNESFDLILTDLRLPDSDGIGLMTEFKNSHPQIPVIMMTGYSDVNTAVKAIKNGAADYISKPFNPDEVLLVITNALQNNNEVEEVVSKEKKSTKKQVSSENEFVKGISVASRKLLDHIQLVSPTDMSVLIIGESGTGKEIIAKSIHQQSTRKNNNFIAVDCGAIPKELAASEFFGHLKGSFTGAISDKMGYFEAANGGTLFLDEIGNLSYENQIQLLRALQERKIKPVGSNKEINVDIRIITATNEDLREAVKNGDFREDLYHRINEFSILSPSLKDREEDLMVFADYFLEKANQQLNKDIIGFSPEVVAIFQKYNWPGNLRELQNCVKRATLLTRGDYIESDVLPAEFFQIQKQNPAETMESFSLSENEKETIIHALSKTQNNKSEAAKLLKITRKTLYNKLKQYNID, encoded by the coding sequence ATGTCAAAAATATTATTGATAGAAGATGATATTTCGTTTTGCAAATTATTAGAGAAGTTTCTAATAAAAAAAGCATACGATGTAACTATAGCTTTCTCTGCGGCAGAAGCCAGAGCAGCAATCAAAAACGAATCGTTTGATTTGATTTTGACAGATCTTCGTTTGCCAGATTCTGATGGCATAGGACTTATGACAGAATTTAAAAATTCGCATCCGCAAATTCCTGTTATCATGATGACAGGCTACTCTGATGTAAATACAGCTGTAAAAGCAATCAAAAATGGCGCAGCTGACTATATTTCGAAACCATTCAATCCTGATGAGGTTTTATTGGTTATTACAAATGCATTGCAAAATAATAATGAAGTTGAGGAAGTTGTTTCTAAAGAAAAAAAATCAACGAAAAAACAAGTTTCTTCAGAAAATGAATTTGTAAAAGGAATTTCTGTTGCTTCTCGAAAATTGCTAGATCATATTCAATTGGTAAGTCCAACAGATATGTCGGTTTTGATTATCGGCGAAAGCGGTACGGGAAAAGAAATTATAGCCAAAAGTATTCATCAGCAAAGCACTCGCAAAAACAATAATTTTATTGCAGTTGATTGTGGAGCGATCCCGAAAGAATTAGCGGCAAGTGAATTCTTTGGGCATTTAAAAGGATCTTTTACCGGAGCTATCAGTGACAAAATGGGCTATTTTGAAGCCGCAAATGGTGGAACGCTTTTCTTGGATGAAATAGGAAATCTTTCGTATGAAAACCAAATCCAACTTTTGAGAGCGCTTCAGGAACGAAAAATAAAACCTGTTGGAAGCAATAAAGAAATAAACGTCGATATTCGAATCATAACGGCAACAAACGAAGATTTGCGTGAAGCAGTAAAAAACGGCGATTTTAGAGAAGATTTATACCATAGAATCAATGAATTTTCTATTCTGTCTCCCTCATTAAAAGACAGAGAAGAAGATTTGATGGTTTTCGCCGATTATTTTCTTGAAAAAGCCAATCAGCAATTGAATAAAGATATCATAGGGTTTTCGCCAGAAGTTGTGGCAATTTTTCAAAAATACAATTGGCCAGGGAATTTGCGTGAACTTCAAAATTGCGTAAAACGTGCGACACTTTTAACTCGAGGAGATTACATTGAAAGTGACGTGCTTCCGGCAGAATTTTTTCAGATTCAAAAGCAAAATCCAGCGGAAACAATGGAAAGTTTTTCGCTATCAGAAAATGAAAAGGAAACGATCATTCACGCCTTGTCAAAAACTCAAAACAATAAGTCTGAAGCTGCAAAACTGCTTAAAATTACCAGAAAGACGCTTTATAATAAATTAAAGCAATACAACATCGATTAA
- a CDS encoding beta-ketoacyl-ACP synthase III, which produces MNTITAAITAVGGYVPDFVLSNKVLETMVDTNDEWITTRTGIKERRILKDADKGTSYLAIKAAQDLIAKANIDPLEIDMVIMATATPDMMVASTGVYVATEIGATNAFAYDLQAACSSFLYGMSTAAAYVQSGRYKKVLLIGADKMSSIVDYKDRATCIIFGDGAGAVLFEPNYEGLGLQDEYLRSDGVGRDFLKIPAGGSLIPPSEETIKNRQHNIMQDGKTVFKYAVTNMADASELILQRNNLTNQDVDWLVPHQANKRIIDATAGRLELEESKVLVNIERYGNTTSGTLPLVLADFEDKLKKGDNVIFAAFGGGFTWGSIYLKWAYDKK; this is translated from the coding sequence ATGAATACAATCACAGCCGCAATTACCGCTGTTGGAGGCTACGTTCCAGACTTTGTGCTTTCAAACAAAGTATTGGAAACAATGGTAGATACCAATGACGAATGGATTACCACTCGTACAGGAATTAAAGAAAGAAGAATTCTGAAAGATGCTGATAAAGGAACATCATATCTTGCAATAAAAGCAGCTCAGGATTTAATTGCAAAAGCAAATATTGATCCGCTTGAGATTGATATGGTTATAATGGCAACAGCAACACCAGATATGATGGTGGCTTCTACAGGAGTTTATGTTGCCACAGAAATTGGAGCAACAAATGCATTTGCATACGATTTGCAAGCTGCATGTTCAAGTTTCTTATACGGAATGTCAACTGCTGCGGCTTATGTGCAGTCTGGACGTTACAAAAAAGTGCTTTTAATTGGTGCAGATAAAATGTCATCAATTGTAGATTACAAAGACAGAGCAACTTGTATTATTTTTGGTGATGGAGCTGGAGCAGTCCTTTTTGAACCAAATTATGAAGGCTTAGGTTTGCAGGATGAATATTTAAGAAGTGATGGTGTTGGGCGCGATTTTCTTAAAATCCCAGCCGGAGGTTCTTTGATTCCACCTTCAGAAGAAACTATAAAAAACAGACAGCATAATATTATGCAAGACGGTAAAACTGTTTTCAAATATGCTGTTACAAATATGGCAGATGCCAGCGAATTGATTTTGCAAAGAAACAATTTGACAAATCAAGATGTTGACTGGTTAGTGCCACACCAAGCTAATAAACGTATTATTGATGCTACTGCCGGAAGATTAGAATTAGAAGAATCTAAAGTTTTGGTAAACATTGAAAGATATGGTAATACTACTTCTGGAACTTTGCCATTAGTATTGGCTGATTTTGAAGACAAGCTTAAAAAAGGAGATAATGTAATCTTTGCTGCTTTTGGTGGTGGATTCACTTGGGGATCTATCTATTTAAAGTGGGCTTACGATAAGAAATAA
- a CDS encoding S9 family peptidase: MKKVLLTTLIMMSLNAIGQNVMSPELLWKLGRVSPLGLSKDEKNIVFKVSTPSVADNKSTSKLYIIPVNGGTATEIKDTREVLKDKNVSPDGKFIVYNDEVKIEKVLGKDFYPNLDKSDAQIYNGLDYRHWDTWNEGKYNHVFYKENKDGAKGIDILKGETFDSPQKPFGGDEDYIWSPDGKSILYVCKKKAGTEYAISTNTNIYEYNLETQKTTNRTEDNLGYDTAPQFSPTGNLTWLQMKRDGYEADKNDIIVEFKGIKTNLTANWDGTVDHFIWSKDGKNVFFVAAVDGTKQLFTVNFPGLTKMAINVRQITNGDFDVNDLVGFSGDDIIVTRTDMNHAAEIYSYNLKKNTWKQISNVNTDTYKTVTPSKTERRYVTTTDGKKMLVWVILPPNFDASKKYPTLLYCQGGPQSALTQSYSYRWNFSLMAAKGYVVVAPNRRGMPGHGVAWNEQISKDWGGQVMDDYLSAIDDVAKESYVDKSRLGCVGASYGGYSVFYLAGIHKNRFKTFIAHDGVFNTVSMLGTTEEVFFNNWDFGGAYWEKDNAVAQKSYTTFNPATLVQNWNKPILIFQGGKDYRVPIGQGQEAFQAAQLRGIKSRFVYFPDENHWVLKPQNAQVWQSEFFKWLDETL; this comes from the coding sequence ATGAAAAAAGTATTATTAACAACCTTAATAATGATGAGTTTAAACGCTATCGGGCAGAATGTGATGTCGCCAGAATTGTTGTGGAAATTAGGGCGAGTTTCGCCACTTGGACTTTCAAAAGATGAAAAAAATATTGTTTTCAAAGTTTCTACACCATCTGTGGCCGATAACAAATCGACTTCAAAATTGTATATTATTCCCGTAAACGGAGGAACAGCAACTGAAATTAAAGACACAAGAGAGGTTTTGAAAGACAAGAATGTTTCGCCTGACGGAAAATTTATTGTTTACAATGACGAAGTAAAAATCGAAAAAGTTTTAGGGAAAGATTTCTACCCAAATCTTGATAAATCTGATGCACAAATTTACAATGGATTAGATTACCGTCATTGGGATACTTGGAATGAAGGCAAATACAACCATGTTTTTTACAAAGAAAACAAAGATGGCGCAAAAGGAATCGACATTTTAAAAGGTGAAACTTTTGATTCTCCTCAAAAACCTTTTGGTGGAGACGAAGATTACATCTGGTCGCCTGACGGAAAAAGCATTTTGTATGTATGCAAGAAAAAAGCGGGAACTGAATATGCAATTTCTACAAATACAAACATATATGAGTACAATTTAGAGACTCAAAAAACTACAAACAGAACTGAAGATAATCTTGGTTACGATACTGCTCCGCAATTTTCTCCAACAGGAAATTTGACTTGGCTGCAAATGAAACGTGACGGTTATGAAGCGGATAAAAACGACATTATTGTTGAATTCAAAGGAATTAAAACCAATTTGACTGCAAACTGGGATGGAACTGTAGATCATTTTATCTGGAGCAAAGACGGTAAAAATGTATTTTTTGTTGCCGCAGTTGACGGAACAAAACAACTTTTTACAGTTAATTTCCCTGGTTTGACTAAAATGGCAATCAACGTTCGCCAGATTACAAACGGTGATTTTGATGTGAACGATTTAGTAGGTTTTTCTGGAGATGATATCATTGTTACCAGAACAGACATGAATCATGCTGCTGAGATTTATTCTTATAATTTAAAGAAAAACACTTGGAAACAAATTTCAAATGTAAATACTGACACTTATAAAACAGTAACGCCAAGTAAAACAGAAAGACGTTATGTTACTACAACTGATGGCAAAAAAATGCTGGTTTGGGTAATTCTTCCTCCAAATTTTGATGCTTCAAAAAAATATCCAACCTTGTTATATTGCCAAGGCGGACCACAAAGTGCATTGACTCAATCCTATTCTTACCGTTGGAATTTCTCTTTGATGGCAGCTAAAGGTTATGTAGTGGTTGCGCCAAATCGTCGCGGAATGCCAGGACATGGTGTTGCATGGAACGAGCAAATCAGTAAAGATTGGGGCGGACAAGTGATGGACGATTACCTTTCTGCAATTGATGATGTTGCAAAAGAAAGTTATGTTGATAAAAGCCGTTTAGGATGTGTTGGTGCAAGTTACGGAGGATATTCAGTATTTTATTTGGCTGGAATACACAAAAACCGTTTCAAGACTTTTATTGCTCACGATGGCGTTTTCAACACAGTTTCTATGTTAGGAACAACTGAAGAAGTTTTCTTTAACAACTGGGATTTTGGTGGCGCATATTGGGAAAAAGACAACGCCGTTGCTCAAAAATCGTACACTACTTTCAACCCTGCAACTTTGGTACAAAACTGGAATAAACCAATTTTGATTTTCCAAGGAGGAAAAGATTACCGTGTGCCAATCGGGCAAGGACAAGAAGCTTTTCAAGCGGCACAATTAAGAGGAATCAAAAGCAGATTTGTTTATTTCCCAGATGAAAATCACTGGGTTTTAAAACCTCAAAATGCTCAAGTTTGGCAAAGTGAATTTTTTAAATGGCTAGACGAAACGCTATAA